From the Rhinatrema bivittatum chromosome 7, aRhiBiv1.1, whole genome shotgun sequence genome, one window contains:
- the LOC115095754 gene encoding D(1C) dopamine receptor-like produces the protein MENISSAVHVLQEADLELVAGADVSLRALTGFLLFMLILSTLLGNTLVCLAVIKFRHLRSKVTNFFVISLAVSDLFVALLVMPWKAVTEVAGHWLFGNFCDIWIAFDIMCSTASILNLCIISLDRYWAIASPFRYERKMTQRVAFIMIGVAWTLSILISFIPVQLNWHKSREAEMDLNVTNRTGNCDSSLNRTYAISSSLISFYIPVAIMIGTYTRIYRIAQTQIRRISSLERAVEHAQSCHPDCPHENSLKTSFKKETKVLKTLSIIMGVFVFCWLPFFVLNCMVPFCDASPSQQGEPEPPCVSETTFSIFVWFGWANSSLNPVIYAFNADFRKAFATILGCHRLCAGTAVETVNFSNELVSYHHDTTFQKDAPAALAGAPLPNAVAPQAEEADGACSDGASAIASSQAPGGPRSLLLLPAVVQFECEAEISLETITPFTSTGPADCEAPNAANTREG, from the coding sequence ATGGAAAACATCTCCAGTGCCGTCCACGTGTTGCAAGAAGCAGACCTTGAACTAGTGGCAGGCGCAGACGTCAGTCTCCGTGCCCTGACCGGCTTTCTTCTGTTTATGCTGATCCTTTCCACTCTCTTGGGCAACACTTTGGTCTGCCTGGCAGTTATCAAATTTAGGCACCTGAGGTCCAAAGTCACTAATTTTTTCGTCATCTCCTTGGCGGTGTCGGATCTGTTCGTGGCTTTGCTGGTGATGCCCTGGAAAGCTGTCACGGAGGTGGCAGGGCATTGGCTGTTCGGGAACTTCTGCGATATTTGGATTGCTTTTGATATCATGTGCTCCACTGCCTCCATCCTCAACTTGTGCATCATCAGTCTGGACCGATACTGGGCCATCGCCAGCCCCTTCCGATACGAGCGTAAAATGACTCAGAGAGTGGCTTTCATCATGATCGGAGTGGCTTGGACGCTGTCTATCCTGATTTCATTTATTCCAGTCCAGTTAAATTGGCACAAATCCCGGGAAGCCGAAATGGACCTAAATGTTACCAATCGCACAGGGAACTGCGACTCGAGTTTGAACCGGACCTACGCCATCTCCTCCTCCCTAATCAGCTTTTACATCCCTGTGGCCATCATGATCGGCACGTACACTCGGATTTATCGGATTGCCCAGACTCAGATCAGGAGGATCTCTTCCCTGGAGCGAGCCGTGGAGCACGCACAAAGCTGTCACCCCGACTGCCCCCACGAAAACTCCCTCAAAAcctctttcaaaaaggaaaccaaAGTGCTGAAGACTCTGTCCATCATCATGGGGGTTTTCGTGTTCTGCTGGCTGCCCTTTTTCGTTCTGAACTGCATGGTCCCCTTCTGCGATGCCAGCCCTTCCCAGCAGGGGGAGCCGGAGCCCCCCTGCGTCAGCGAGACCACCTTCAGCATCTTCGTGTGGTTCGGCTGGGCCAACTCGTCCCTCAACCCCGTCATCTACGCCTTCAACGCCGACTTCCGGAAGGCCTTCGCCACCATCCTGGGCTGCCACCGGCTCTGCGCCGGCACCGCCGTGGAGACCGTCAACTTCAGCAACGAGCTGGTGTCCTACCACCACGACACCACCTTCCAGAAAGACGCCCCGGCCGCTCTCGCCGGCGCCCCGCTCCCCAACGCCGTCGCTCCGCAGGCCGAGGAGGCGGACGGCGCGTGCTCCGACGGAGCCTCGGCGATCGCCAGCTCGCAGGCTCCCGGGGGTCCCAGGAGTTTGCTCTTGTTGCCGGCGGTGGTTCAGTTTGAATGCGAAGCCGAGATTTCCCTGGAAACCATAACGCCCTTCACCTCCACGGGACCCGCTGACTGCGAGGCCCCTAATGCCGCCAACACTCGTGAGGGTTGA